A single window of Populus nigra chromosome 17, ddPopNigr1.1, whole genome shotgun sequence DNA harbors:
- the LOC133676719 gene encoding anthocyanidin 3-O-glucosyltransferase 2-like has product MKKAELVFIPTPGISHLVSTVEVAKLLVDRDERLSITFLIMKLRSDPKIDRFINSVSTSCNRIRFIDLPKDEPDPNQPRKFLFSLIEAQKSHVTEEVCKLVSQSESSPDSPPLAGFVLDMFCTSMIDVANEFGVPSYIFLTSGAAFLGLQFYVQALHDEQKVDPTEYKGSDVELVMPCLANPLPAKVLPSVMLNKEWLPNMLSQARRFRETKGIIINTFEELESHAINSFSKGNTPPVYPVGPILNLNRDGDRDEESDKRKDIKQWLDDQPVSSVVYLCFGSMGSFDVDQVKEIACGLEQSGHRFLWSLRQPPPKGKIEPPSDYTNPREVLPEGFLDRTANIGKIIGWAPQTDILAHPSVRGFVSHCGWNSILESIWFGVPIAAWPLYAEQQLNAFQIIVELGLGVEIKMDYRREFISDGNENVVSAGEIERGVRCLMELCDEKREKLKEMSGKGRKALENGGSSFTWLGRFIQDSVDDLP; this is encoded by the coding sequence ATGAAGAAAGCTGAGCTGGTCTTCATACCAACACCAGGTATAAGCCACCTCGTATCCACAGTGGAGGTAGCAAAGCTTCTTGTAGACCGTGATGAGAGGCTTTCAATCACCTTCCTCATTATGAAACTACGTTCTGACCCCAAGATTGATAGGTTTATAAATTCAGTGAGTACATCCTGTAATCGTATCCGGTTCATTGACTTGCCTAAAGATGAGCCTGATCCAAACCAACCCAGGaagtttctcttttctttgattGAAGCCCAGAAATCCCATGTCACAGAAGAAGTCTGTAAGCTTGTGAGTCAGTCGGAGTCAAGCCCTGACTCGCCTCCTCTTGCTGGGTTTGTTCTTGATATGTTTTGTACATCTATGATAGATGTGGCCAATGAATTTGGTGTTCCATCATATATTTTCCTTACGTCAGGTGCAGCTTTTCTTGgccttcaattttatgttcagGCTCTTCACGATGAGCAGAAAGTTGACCCTACTGAGTACAAGGGCTCGGATGTTGAGTTGGTCATGCCGTGTTTGGCAAATCCTCTTCCAGCTAAGGTCTTGCCTTCTGTTATGCTTAACAAAGAGTGGCTGCCAAATATGCTCAGTCAAGCTAGAAGGTTTAGAGAAACTAAGGGTATTATAATAAACACATTTGAAGAGCTGGAATCTCATGCGATCAACTCCTTTTCTAAAGGTAATACCCCTCCGGTATATCCAGTGGGTCCCATTTTAAACCTTAATAGAGATGGTGATCGTGATGAGGAGTCTGATAAACGCAAAGACATCAAGCAATGGCTTGATGATCAGCCCGTGTCCTCAGTAGTGTATCTATGCTTCGGCAGCATGGGGAGTTTCGATGTGGATCAGGTGAAGGAAATCGCATGTGGGCTAGAGCAGAGCGGCCACCGATTCTTGTGGTCTCTACGTCAGCCACCACCGAAAGGCAAGATAGAACCTCCAAGCGATTACACTAATCCTCGGGAGGTCTTACCTGAAGGATTTTTGGATCGGACGGCTAACATTGGAAAAATAATTGGTTGGGCCCCACAGACAGATATTTTGGCCCATCCATCCGTACGAGGTTTTGTCTCCCACTGTGGATGGAACTCTATATTGGAAAGCATATGGTTTGGCGTTCCAATTGCCGCGTGGCCATTATATGCAGAGCAACAACTGAATGCCTTTCAAATAATTGTTGAGCTCGGATTGGGAGTGGAGATTAAAATGGATTATAGAAGAGAGTTTATCTCGGATGGTAATGAAAATGTCGTTAGTGCCGGGGAGATCGAGAGAGGAGTAAGGTGTTTAATGGAGCTTTGCGATGAGAAGAGGGAGAAGTTGAAGGAGATGAGTGGAAAGGGCAGGAAGGCTTTGGAGAACGGTGGATCCTCGTTCACTTGGTTAGGGCGTTTCATTCAAGATTCGGTGGACGACCTACCATGA
- the LOC133676538 gene encoding anthocyanidin 3-O-glucosyltransferase 2-like, with amino-acid sequence MKIAELVFIPFPAMGHVVPAVETAKLLVEFDNRVSTTVLLMKPAIDSSTIKYTESLAASTLPDRMRFIELPSLDELRSRKGIWLDSLIEGQKPHVREFVSKIVSKSDLSPDSPRLAGFVFDAFCTGMKDLAGEFGVPWYVFSSSGAAFLGCLSYLQVLHDEQNMDITEFKNSDAMLEIPSFVNPMAARLLPSMTFRKDSVLVLVGVARRLREASGIVVNTFIELESYAVNFLSKIGIPPLYPVGPIVNVGSDKSNDNREIMEWLDDQPPSSVVFLCFGSLGSFCVDQVKEIAYALEHRGKRFLWVLQKPSKGKMESASDFQETLPEGFLDRTTELGKVIGWAPQAEILAHRAIGGFVSHCGWNSILESIYFGVPIAAWPIYAEQQFNAFQLVIELGLGGEIKIDYIEGSNSDGYEIVSADSIKKGIEGIMEDDSEIRKRVKNMSQVSKQALTAGGSSHSSLGRLIADVMSNIP; translated from the coding sequence CATGTGGTACCAGCAGTGGAAACAGCTAAACTTCTTGTTGAATTTGACAATCGAGTTTCCACCACTGTTCTTCTAATGAAACCAGCTATTGACTCGAGTACCATCAAGTATACCGAGTCACTTGCTGCATCAACTTTGCCTGACCGTATGCGATTCATTGAATTGCCTTCTCTTGATGAACTCAGATCAAGAAAAGGTATTTGGCTAGATTCTTTGATAGAGGGTCAAAAACCCCATGTCAGAGAATTTGTTTCGAAGATCGTTTCAAAGTCCGATCTGAGCCCTGACTCGCCTCGACTTGCTGGATTTGTTTTTGATGCGTTTTGCACGGGAATGAAAGATTTGGCCGGTGAATTTGGTGTTCCCTGGTACGTTTTCTCTTCCTCAGGAGCAGCTTTTCTTGGTTGCTTGTCATATTTACAGGTTCTTCATGATGAGCAGAACATGGACATAACTGAGTTCAAGAACTCAGATGCGATGTTAGAAATTCCGAGTTTTGTGAACCCAATGGCTGCTAGGCTTCTGCCATCTATGACGTTTAGGAAAGATTCGGTCCTTGTTTTGGTCGGCGTTGCTAGAAGGTTAAGGGAAGCTAGTGGTATTGTTGTAAATACATTTATAGAGTTGGAATCCTATGCAGTTAACTTCCTTTCTAAAATTGGCATCCCACCATTGTATCCAGTGGGACCCATTGTGAATGTGGGGTCAGATAAAAGCAATGACAATAGAGAAATTATGGAATGGCTTGATGATCAACCTCCATCATCAGTAGTGTTCTTGTGCTTTGGAAGCCTGGGAAGTTTTTGTGTGGATCAGGTGAAAGAGATTGCATATGCTCTCGAACACCGTGGGAAAAGATTTTTATGGGTTCTACAAAAACCTTCAAAAGGTAAGATGGAATCCGCAAGTGATTTTCAAGAAACTTTACCCGAAGGATTTTTAGATCGAACAACTGAGCTCGGAAAGGTGATTGGTTGGGCTCCGCAGGCAGAAATATTAGCCCACCGAGCTATCGGAGGGTTTGTTTCGCACTGCGGATGGAATTCTATACTAGAAAGTATATACTTTGGTGTTCCAATTGCTGCGTGGCCGATATACGCAGAACAGCAATTTAATGCTTTTCAATTAGTGATTGAATTGGGATTAGGAGGAGAGATTAAGATAGATTACATAGAGGGTTCTAACAGTGATGGCTATGAAATTGTGAGTGCTGACagtataaagaaaggaatagaGGGTATAATGGAGGACGATAGTGAAATAAGAAAACGGGTGAAAAATATGAGTCAAGTAAGCAAGCAAGCCTTGACTGCTGGTGGATCTTCACACTCTTCACTGGGTCGTCTAATTGCAGATGTTATGAGCAACATTCCATGA
- the LOC133676705 gene encoding anthocyanidin 3-O-glucosyltransferase 6-like, which produces MKKAELVFIPLPAMGHIIAAVEIAKLIVERDDRISTSVLIMRPTLDSTTTKYTESLTPSTLPNRMRVVDLPCLEHTAVHNTGASWMASLAEAQKNHVKEFVSKIKAQSELSPNDSPRLAGFVLDTFVLGMNDLAGEFGVPWYVFSASGAAFIGLMLYLQALHDEQKADLPEYKDSDAELEIPSLVNRLPAKLLPSLVFNRESLPIFLGAARRLKHARGILINTFKELESHAINSLSKGEIPPVYPLGPIVRCKGNSYDMGSSQINDYKDIMQWLDDQPPCSVVFLCFGSWGSFSVDQVKEIAYALEQCGHRFLWCLRERPCKGKIESPSDYVNFQEILPEGFLDRSVKIGKVIKWAPQVEILGHKAIGGFVSHCGWNSTLESTLSGVPIATWPLYGEQQFNAFEIVIELGLGVEIKIDSGIDIIEGAIGEIVSSDDIKRGLKLLMENGSEIRKKVKEMSQLSRKALMEDGSSYSALTRLIEDVMDNIACHDCSLLS; this is translated from the coding sequence ATGAAGAAAGCAGAGTTAGTGTTCATCCCTTTACCTGCCATGGGCCATATTATAGCAGCAGTAGAGATTGCCAAGCTTATTGTTGAACGTGATGATCGAATTTCCACAAGTGTCCTCATAATGAGGCCAACTCTTGACTCCACTACCACCAAATACACTGAGTCACTCACTCCATCAACTCTACCCAATCGCATGCGAGTCGTTGACTTGCCCTGTCTTGAGCACACCGCTGTCCATAACACTGGTGCTAGCTGGATGGCTTCTCTGGCTGAAGCTCAAAAAAACCATGTCAAAGAATTTGTTTCCAAGATCAAGGCTCAGTCAGAGTTGAGCCCAAATGACTCTCCTCGACTTGCTGGGTTTGTTTTGGATACTTTTGTTTTGGGAATGAATGATTTGGCTGGAGAATTTGGTGTTCCCTGGTATGTTTTCTCGGCTTCAGGTGCAGCTTTTATCGGCTTGATGTTGTATCTTCAGGCCCTTCATGATGAGCAGAAAGCGGATCTCCCTGAGTACAAAGACTCGGATGCTGAGTTGGAAATTCCAAGCTTGGTGAACAGGCTTCCTGCTAAGCTCCTGCCTTCTTTGGTGTTTAACAGAGAATCTCTCCCTATTTTTCTTGGTGCTGCAAGAAGGTTGAAGCACGCAAGGGGCATTTTGATAAATACATTCAAAGAGTTAGAATCGCATGCAATAAACTCTCTTTCTAAGGGTGAAATCCCTCCTGTATACCCGTTGGGACCAATTGTGAGATGTAAAGGAAACAGCTATGATAtgggatcaagtcaaatcaacGACTACAAGGACATAATGCAATGGCTTGATGATCAGCCTCCATGCTCAGTAGTGTTTTTGTGCTTCGGGAGTTGGGGAAGTTTCAGCGTTGATCAAGTGAAAGAGATTGCATATGCATTGGAGCAATGTGGACATCGATTCTTGTGGTGTCTGCGTGAACGTCCATGCAAGGGTAAGATTGAATCACCAAGTGATTATGTAAATTTTCAAGAAATCTTGCCTGAAGGGTTTTTAGATAGATCAGTTAAGATAGGAAAGGTGATTAAATGGGCTCCGCAAGTGGAAATCTTGGGGCACAAAGCTATTGGAGGATTTGTATCACATTGTGGATGGAATTCTACCTTAGAAAGTACTTTGTCTGGTGTCCCAATTGCCACATGGCCATTGTATGGAGAGCAACAATTTAATGCTTTCGAAATAGTGATTGAGTTAGGGTTAGGAGTGGAGATTAAAATAGATTCTGGAATTGATATTATCGAAGGTGCTATCGGAGAAATTGTGAGTTCTGATGATATAAAAAGAGGATTAAAGTTACTGATGGAGAACGGAAGTGAGATTAGAAAAAAGGTGAAAGAGATGAGTCAACTAAGCAGGAAAGCTTTGATGGAAGATGGGTCTTCATACTCTGCATTGACTCGTCTAATTGAAGATGTGATGGACAACATAGCATGCCACGATTGCTCTTTGCTGTCATGA